Proteins encoded within one genomic window of Brassica rapa cultivar Chiifu-401-42 chromosome A09, CAAS_Brap_v3.01, whole genome shotgun sequence:
- the LOC103838596 gene encoding uncharacterized protein LOC103838596 codes for MTSPFRSSCSLPRKASKNPYSNRGLDKFSKLLSELDQKRQSIYSKKLDSGGPPLVRFVFTSSGECVPVVIRSSYLHKQKKIKDVAPAAAKVKTVVNESKTEETKKTELETEEKHNCVLNENLKKITRPNRFLPVTVILVLVLLVFFGRSVAITFTCIAWYLVPTIKEKSGSSSHAMKKKDFARKLSIENRASFNPRTVRHHYPSK; via the coding sequence ATGACCAGCCCATTTAGATCTTCATGTTCTTTGCCAAGAAAAGCGAGCAAGAACCCTTATTCAAATCGTGGACTTGACAAATTCTCTAAGCTTCTCTCAGAGCTCGACCAGAAGAGGCAGAGCATCTACTCCAAGAAGCTAGATTCTGGAGGCCCGCCTCTTGTCCGATTCGTGTTCACAAGCTCCGGCGAGTGTGTCCCCGTCGTGATCAGATCATCTTACCTTCATAAACAAAAGAAGATCAAAGATGTTGCTCCTGCTGCTGCTAAAGTCAAAACAGTGGTCAACGAATCAAAAACCGAGGAAACGAAGAAAACAGAGCTTGAAACAGAGGAGAAACATAACTGCGTTTTGAAcgagaatctgaagaagatCACGAGACCGAACCGGTTCTTGCCCGTGACTGTGATATTGGTTCTTGTTTTATTGGTTTTCTTTGGAAGATCTGTTGCGATTACGTTCACCTGTATTGCTTGGTACTTGGTTCCAACGATCAAGGAAAAGAGCGGATCTTCCTCACACgcgatgaagaagaaagatttcGCTAGGAAATTGAGTATTGAAAACAGAGCATCGTTCAATCCAAGAACTGTACGTCATCATTATCCTAGCAAGTAG